In the Sulfitobacter pacificus genome, one interval contains:
- a CDS encoding GAF domain-containing sensor histidine kinase, producing MRPDLRTYPIPFNEEARLRAVFSVPGLREENTKVFDAICEATRHLLDCPIAHISVVEDDTQWYKSVVGIELSRMPKNNSFCAHTIMSGEPMIVPDLSKDPRFEAHPMVAEGGPGARYYAGVPLVLSSGQRFGSLCGLDLVPHEAPSDQAITILTDLGKAVVAALEGAPPSFADTGEDVTGKTTFITLVGHELRTPLTILFGSIKLLEATAEGGVNKLVLSSARKSAKHLIDLVETIITYSDVSTGELRLNEQACKLNELLDDTAGLILPNADGVLKSASVDSNSVDIPLYVDADQIKLALNALLLNAINHGGENITLKGNIDASDNIEISITDDGKLDEKVELAALYEPFVVGGNIENRSTRGGLGLGLPLTRKLVELHGGEFEVIAADNHTSAVIRLPAWRMKADQLK from the coding sequence ATGAGGCCAGATTTGCGAACTTATCCTATCCCCTTCAACGAGGAAGCCCGGCTTCGGGCAGTGTTTTCAGTTCCCGGCCTACGTGAGGAAAATACTAAAGTCTTTGATGCGATTTGTGAGGCAACAAGGCATCTTCTCGACTGTCCGATCGCTCATATCAGTGTCGTCGAGGATGATACACAATGGTACAAATCCGTGGTGGGCATCGAACTCAGCCGGATGCCAAAAAACAACAGCTTTTGCGCCCATACGATTATGTCTGGCGAACCGATGATTGTGCCGGACCTAAGCAAAGACCCTCGATTTGAAGCCCACCCCATGGTTGCCGAGGGAGGACCAGGCGCACGTTATTATGCCGGAGTGCCACTGGTCCTTTCTTCAGGTCAACGTTTTGGAAGCCTGTGTGGCCTCGATCTGGTGCCCCATGAAGCGCCGTCCGATCAGGCCATAACTATTCTTACTGACTTGGGAAAAGCTGTCGTCGCAGCATTGGAAGGTGCGCCGCCAAGTTTTGCCGATACGGGGGAAGATGTAACTGGAAAGACGACCTTTATTACCTTGGTAGGACATGAACTGCGAACACCGCTTACGATCCTTTTTGGTAGTATCAAGTTGCTTGAAGCAACGGCAGAAGGTGGCGTCAACAAGTTGGTACTAAGCTCAGCACGCAAGTCGGCCAAGCATCTGATCGACCTCGTTGAAACGATTATCACCTATAGTGATGTCTCAACAGGTGAATTGAGGCTAAACGAGCAAGCCTGCAAATTGAACGAGTTGCTAGACGATACTGCTGGGTTGATACTACCGAACGCGGATGGCGTTTTGAAGTCAGCTTCTGTTGATAGCAATTCGGTTGACATTCCCCTCTACGTTGATGCCGATCAAATCAAACTCGCTCTGAACGCCCTGCTTCTCAATGCAATAAACCACGGCGGCGAAAATATTACTCTCAAAGGCAACATAGACGCGTCCGACAACATTGAGATTTCAATCACTGATGATGGCAAACTGGACGAGAAAGTGGAACTAGCAGCGCTTTATGAACCTTTTGTTGTCGGTGGAAACATTGAAAATAGGAGTACGCGAGGTGGGTTAGGTCTGGGGCTGCCATTAACCCGAAAACTGGTAGAGCTTCATGGAGGCGAATTCGAGGTGATAGCCGCCGACAATCACACGTCTGCTGTGATCCGCTTACCAGCTTGGCGCATGAAGGCTGATCAATTGAAATAA